TGTTTTTCCGTGCCTCTTCACagtgggaaacccatgatttgttttgtcgagtcccttttgtagtgtagcgagaatatgtctagttttaattgctatatctggttgtttgcagtatgccttgtttatttcagttgttcacaatgtgatgttctatatgtgcaattatttactgtgtagtacatttcatcaatccagttttaaacataccaataggaatgcatatatttgcttgctattaaacctgttatagctagcatatgcctcttttaaagtttttgatTGTTCAGTTGTttttagttagcatatgtccagtttcaaatgctatcttttgttgttcgtagtatgccttgtttattccagttattcacaacgtgatgttctatatgtgcaagtatgaactgtgcagttcaatttcatcagtaccagtttcaacaataccactatgaatgactacatttggttgctgcatcttgtagttaacacgcatttccatttttatttaacaataaccagtgtacttagaccggcacaataccagtttgaatgactatgttcacttgttgttaaatgttaggcctgttgtagTTAGCACacatttccacttgttttgctttactagcgtgcttaaacctgcacactaaagctatcttttggagattattttgtctgccatgtataattttggttgatgtttagcctgttgtgcttaacatgcttctcgatgtacctacacaggacaattttgggaacgactattgtttgccatcgaggttagtttcatcccatggcttatatctgctcactgttcaggatatcagtagctagtaccatataggcctgcggctgataagggactaattggTGAATCAAACTTTTAActaaatatatctgcaacccatttatcgttaggttaactggggccatatgtaatatatctgaggctacatagcaacatgcactgtacttaatgtctaaatatgcaatcctaggctacatagtaacaaggaagagtgttacattaatgttctaatgatgtctagatatacatagaagagcagtagcaacaacaacacaaccctatttggatactcaacttagctagaggttagagttagtttctagctcattactaaccctgaactaactccatccaaagagttgtttggatggcagggttagattgacaataaatgcactagaagaactagctccaattagcacctcttgggttggatacttTTTttggggtgggttatagatgcaactagctcaaactagccatcatgtttagatatactttagggctatttaaggtcgaactagctcaaactaactataaCCATGGATATAGCAGCAGTTAATCagtcgataatttgtaagaatgcactaaactcctttcggcccataatataagatgttaattcatctaatatgtgagtatattggatgttataagatactccctccgttcctaaatatttgtctttttagagatttcaaatggactaccacatacggatgtatatagacatattataaaagagtgttgtactgcaTCATTGtgaaattgttgtttagcttctaatattaacttggtgcttttaggtacatatgtcattggtaaagatccgcgcttcgaccctttctacgtatggggcaatgagatattgatgaaccagcatcaagtgaggaagctgataaagattgttagtaaaatgggtccagcgatgacaattaaactatttgtttacagtttatccaagacaacagcaaactgcgggatggtaagtaagaactctgtagccttctttttactgcccataatgagttgtgttagatggcaATGTCTGaatcctttgcagtggttgccaaagcagtttactcaagataacctctcaaactacatgattggtgggcatgcaaaggttaaagtatttctaccagaacatgattattatctagatgttttcatgaagaccgtgaaggatgggtggtcggtcatcacaaggggttggactagagtcatgtgtgccttctgcatggaggagggcacaatatgggcattccgcttcaccttgttcagcaactagaATATATTTCACCTCTTTATTTACCgtatttaatagtacaagtatacaactgtggttcatcattctttatttggttcttatgtaattcttgaacatatataCCTATGATTCGAATaacgcattggttgtttgaacctgatggatatgaataaagttgtagcatacattcaaattcaaattcaaattcggtacaatttgaaatagcagcaattaaattacggtgaaattacactCTCCAGGTTGttatggcacacacggttggtaaaacacaaacatttgcgatatacaccataatccgagatggttcacagagagtaaacgtgtgcaagcatgcacacaattgccgtttgcaaagcgtctgcgatgtcagacaatatcacaaacggtgcgggcaaactaaacatttgtgttagttgccttatcgtacatgatttgcaaccatgaactgtttctgatgaagtatgcatcgtaaacgttgcaccacagaattgtgtgtgcgatagttgtcgtatacgacgatgttacgatggtTCAACGTTTCATATCCCGTctgacactcgtacgacgattagctaatcttcttaacagtgaaccgtttgtgatgggtcgtgcatcatacacgttctataatagtgaaccgtttgtgatgggccacgcatcataaacgtagcaccacagaataccgactgcgatggcaatgcgagcagaaacgagtaggagtactataggggccctatccccgatggtttctgggtcgtgtgggaagaacCCCACATCGCCcatactcacttggcgatggttcaaaatgacgtcgcggaaaggggttaaaaaccatttgtatagcaccaacgcgcACCAGTACATTATCATTCCTCAATATATTATACAATAGTTCTTTAGCTtctacaaccagcacaactatctaggtagtccctagaagcatcagttggtccattataaaagatatcaagtatttcattttccttgaaaggatgatcaggcaaagcattaagtaattagagaagcctcctccaagcttgagggagattctcttcttcaatttgcacaaagttaaatgtttcttgtaaagcagcttgtttcttatgagcaggaaaatatttttcagagaagtaatatatcatatcctgtgtacccttatatatatatatatatatatatatatatatatatatatatatatatatatatatatatatatatatatgagatagccacacccataTTGGGTGTCGTGCAGTTTCCCAAATCCTAagttttacatggtatcagtttaggtTACGATAGATGTCTTCCGCACCTGCCGCCGCTGCCACTGCATCGACCACTGCAGCCCCAACTACGTCGCCGTTCCTGTCTTCCCGCCCACTGGCTTCTGTTCACCCCGGCCTCTCGTCGATGGCGGGCACCCCCACGGatcagccgccgccgtcgccgtggaTCTCATCTGGTGGTGGTTCTGCTCCTACCTCGTATGAAGTCATTGCGCCGCCGTGGTCCTATGGAGCCTACCCAACCGCTCCCTGGCTGGCTCCTCCTTTGACTCCCGGCGCGCCTGTGGCGTATACCTCAGCGCCATATAGCGCTCCCACTCCTGTGCACTACTGCGCCTCTCCAGCAGTGCACTTAGGCGCGGCTACGACGCCCTATGGCGCGGCTACAACGCCGTACGGCGGCGCTGTGTCCGCGACACCAAACGATGTGCATCAGCCGTCGTGTCAGCCATCGTATAATGCTTCTACAGCGCCCTATGGTGTATCCTCTGGTGTTGCAccgccgctgccggatcctgttgcCACTACAGCCCCGTTCTACTTCGCACACCTCATCCCGCTGAAACTCACGACAGATAGTTACCTGTCGTGGTGTGCACAGCTGCTGCCGCTGCTTTGCAATCGCTATTTGGAGGGGTATGTTGATGGCACACTGCCGTgccctccaccacatcatccgacGCATCATACTTGGGTGGCCGAGGATCAAGCCATCCTCTCTGCTATTCAGTGCTCTCTCACGGAGGGGGTTTCGTCATTGGTTATCTTTGCCGCTATGTCCCGGGACGCGTGGACGGCCCTTCATATTAGTTTCGCTTTGCAGTCCCAGGCGTGTGGTATTCGCACTGTGCTTGGAGTGGTGAAGCTTAATGACCTCACCGTCACCGACTACTTCAACAAGGTGGCAAGGCTCTTGGTCCGGAGGAGTTCACCTCTTATGTGCTCAACGGACTGAGTGACGACTATGATCATTTGGTGGAGAATATCAATGGTCGTGACACTCCCATCCAGCCGCGTGAGTTGTATGCGCGTCTCCTCGCTACGGAGCGGCGCATCCAGGCTCGCTGCTCTACGTCGAGTTTCACCTCTGCCAACGCTGCAACGTGTGGGAAGGGCAAGCCTTGCAAGCCACCAACTGGTGGCAAACCTCCGCCGACCGCGCCTAACTCGCGAAACACCACTACCTCGACAGGAGCTCGAGTCTGTGCCTGTTGTCCTTCATGTGGCGCTCAGGTCCCCTGCCAGTTATGTGGTCTTGATGGTCACCTTGCCTCCCGATGTCATCGTCACTTCAAGCAGGATTTCCTGGGGATCGGGAACAATGGCAAGGGTAATGAGAAGCAGGCTGCACTGGTGAGTCATGAGCAGGGGCATACTCCTTCCTATCCAGTTGATGCATCTTGGTACATGGATACGGGAGCTACCAATCACCTGACGAGTGAGATGGGCAAGCTCTCTACACAGGAGCCGTACCGTGGACATGATCGGGTTCGCACCGCTAATGGGGAAGGTATGCACATCTCACATATTGGTCAGGCATCACTTCTTACACGTCGATCCACACAATTACATCTTCTTAATGTCCTTCGTGTTCCCACTGTTTCACGTAGCTTGCTTTCACTTCCTAaacttactcgtgataataatgttcttgctgaatttcatccttttcattttttttgttaagGACCGGGACACGAGGGACGTACTCCTTAGAGGTCGACTACGTAATAATGGTCTCTATGCACTTGATGTGCCACCAGCTCCTAGTGCTTTCAGCGGTGCTCGTGTGTCTCCATCACATTGGCATGCGCGCCTTGATCATCCTGCCACTCCTATCGTTCACCATGTATTTCATCGTCATGAACTTCCAGTAGTGTCAAGTAAACATGTTGATGCattttgtgatgcctgtcagcaaggcaagagtcatcagctTCCTTTTTCCGAGTCAAGTCGTGTAGTCAATAAACCGCTTGAACTTGTGTTCTCAGATGTATGGGGCCATGCCCAAacctctgttagtggtcataattactatgccagtttcattgatgcttacagtCGGTTCACTTGGCTTTATCTTCTTAAATGTAAGTCTGATGTGTTTAATGTTTTCTTGCAATTTCAAGCGCATGTTGAGCGTCTGCTCGGTCATAAAATCATTCATGTGCAATCCGATTGGGggggtgaatatcacaacctcaaTGCATTCTTTAATAAGCTTGGAATTACACATCGTGTGtcatgtcctcatacacatcagcaaaacGGTGTAGCTgagcgtaagcatcgtcatatagtTGAGACTGGTCTTGCTTTGCTTGCACATGCCTCCATTccttttcggttttggagtgatgtgtTTTCCACCGCATGCTTTCTCATTAACAGACTCCCTACACGACTCCATCAGATGAAAACAACACTTGAGCTCTTGTTGAATGAAGTTCCTGATTATACATTTCTCAAGGTCTTTGGGTGTGCGTGTTGGccacatcttcgtccatataaccaaCGCAAGTTGGAGTTTCGGTCTAAACAGTGTGTGTTTCTTGGTGATAGTTCTCTTCATAAAGGGTATAAGTGTCTTCATGTTCCCTCTAACCGCGTCTGCATCTCACGTGATGTGGTGTTTGATGAGAATGtttttcctttttccacacttcCGGTCACCTCCACCACTCTCACTGCACCTGAGAAATCTGCTTTACCTTTGCCTGGTTAATTTGTTGATGTTTCATATACCCCCTTGTtgctacctaaccatggtgcaggtacTGGGCGTGGAGCACGCCTCGAGCTTCTGGATGAGCAGCTGCCCGCGTCCTCTCGGATGTCCGCCGAGCCCGCTCGCGACGTCACTCCGTCACCTGGCCTGCCGATGGGGCTGGCCACACCGGGCACTACAGGGCTTCCCGACGCGCCCGCCGAGCCGGCATCCTCACCCGCGCCGGCGTCCTCGCCCACGCCAGTGTCCTCGCTCGTGTCGACCGAGCGGGCGTCCTCTCCTGAGCCGACTCCCTCGCCTGGCTTGTTGCCTGGTGTGACTGGTTCTGTATCTGGGGAGCAATCTGCGTCGCCATCGTCATCTTCGTCGACCCCGTctccgccgccacctccgccgcctacCACTGTTCTACGTGCTCGTACGCGCAGTCAGAGTGGTATTTTTCGGCCGAAGGAGCATACTGATGGCACGGTTGCATGGATTGCGGCGTGTATGGCACAAACAGATGCTGACCCCACTACTGAGCCTCGGCATTTTTAGGCGGCTCTTCGGATTCCTCATTGGCGTAGtgccatggagcaggagtttcaggcACTACAGAGGAATAATACTTGGCGCTTGGTTCCTCCTGTGTCTGGTGTCAACATCATTGACTCCAACTGGGTGTTTAAGGTAAAGAAGCATGCTGATGGATCTATTGAGTGATACAAGGCACGACTGGTGGCTAAAGGTTTTAAACAAcggtatggtcttgattatgaggATACCTTCAGTCCAATTGTCAAACCTACTACCATTCGTCTGGTTCTGTCCTTGGCTGTTGCCAAAGGTGGTCTCTGTGTCAGCTTGATGTCCAAAATGCTTTCCTCCATGGGGTCTTGGAGGAAGAGGTCTACATGCGGCAACCTCCCGGTTTTGTTGATCCTGCTCATCCGCATCATTTGTGTCGTCTTGATAAGGCGCTTTATGGACTTAAGCAGGCTCCCCGTGCATGGTATGCCCGACTTGGCTCGGTTCTTCGATGTCTTGGGTTTGCTTCGTCCACTGTTGACACATCTCTGTTCATGTTCCATCGTCCTGAGGTACCTActggtttatgttgatgacattattctTATCAGCTCCTCAGTGACTGCTGCTGATCATCTGCTGTCTGCTCTGAGTGGTCATTTTGCTATCAAGGATTTGGGTGCTCTCCATTACTTCCTTGGTCTGGAGGTTTCACGGTCTTCTGCTGGCCTGACTCTCACTCAGCATAAGTATTCCTTGGACTTGCTGCGGGGTGCAGGTATGTTGCAGTGCAAGCATGCTACCACCCCTATGTCTGCGACTGGTCGGTTATCAGCCTTGGATGGTGCCTTGCTTCCTTCAGATGATGCTACAGAGTATCGCAGTATTGTTGGTGGGTTGCAGTATTTGACTATCACACGACCGGACATCTCTTATGCGGTAAACCATGTGTGCCAGTATCTTCATGCTCCCCGGACTTCACACTGGTCAGGTGTGAAGCGCATACTGCGTTATCTCTCTCATACTGTCTCCTATGGCTTACATCTTCGGTCTACCTCCTCGAGTGCactctcagcgttctctgatgctGTTTGGGCTGGGAGTCTGGATGACCGGCGATCAACGGGGGGCTATGTTGTCTTCTTTGGTCAcaacttgatcgcctggagtgcgcgCAAGCAGGCCACAGTCTCTCGGAGTAGCACTGAAGCAGAGTATAAGGCGGTTGCCAATGCCACGACTGAGCTCATTTGGGTACAGTCTCTCTTGAGAGAGTTGGGAGTCTTTCAAGAGCAGCCAccggttctttggtgtgataatattggtgtGACGTATCTTTCATCTAATCTAGTTTTCCATGCTCGTACCAAGCACAtcaaagttgactatcactttgtgagagaacgtgttgcacagaagcttcTTCATATTATGTTCATCTCCTTtaaagatcaacttgctgacatcttcacgaagccactTCCACAACCTCAGTTTGAAGGTTGTAGACGCAATCTTAACTTATTTTGTACTTCAGCTCACAGTTAAGATTGAGGAAGGGTGTTAGATATTGTCTATACGTAGCTTCTATGTACACCCCGTATATTGTATTTGTACACAATGTGTACCCTTATATATATACGAGATAGCCACACCCATATTGGGTGTCGTGCAGTTTCCCAAATCCTAAGTTTTACAGTAGCAGACACTAAAAAAAGTAGAGAGGCAAGGATGGGTCAGTGCCCCTCTATCCGGAAGCCTGAGGCAGAGTATGTTTGCCTGCTGGCGGCAGCCGGCGGCAAAAACAGGTCCTGAAAAGACCAGTTTAAATGTTCACCTAAATCGACTTTATTTCAACAATTGTCTGCTCGTAGCTGCTGACTAATCACAGTGACTGCTGGTGTTCAAGTGCGTATGATAAGGTGGGTGTAATTACCGGCAGTTCCGAAGCTATTCTGACACTTATGTGTCTCCAACATGCAGGAATGAACAATTCGGCAAGTCTACAAAAGCCATGAAAAAATACTATAAATGATCAAGCAAGGACGATCTAGTTTTGAAGGCGACATTCGAATCAATTAGAGAATTGGATAAAACTGCAAATCTAATGAAAAAAGAACATGCCAGATTTCTCCCATGATATTATAGGCACCATTGTGAATCAAGATGTCGGTAAAAAATGAGTTCAGATGTTGAGTTTCGACCCGCATACTGTAGGCATCAATTCTGAATCTGAATGCTGGTAAAACACGGTGAATCCAGGAAGGCTTTTGAATTACCAAGTTTTGGTTTATAGAGGACTTTAAGTTACTTGTGTGTCCGAGTCTGCTACCAGTAACACTATGTTTTGCAATAAGCTTTTTAGGCAAACACATACAACTCTATTACTTAGAGATAAGCATGTTTACAAGTACAGTAGGTCATAAGGGAGACCCAGCGAAACATGACATATACTACACCTAAAGACAAAACATGCTTTGCAAGGTTCTGAGCctcgaaattaaaattcctatgtctgTGAACAAAAAGATAGCTATCAATAGAAGTATTCCGCTCCTTGATCTCCTTGATGATTGCACCATAGGTTCCACAAGATCCATGTTCAATATATTTCACCACCATTACACAATTAGAAGCAACAACAATGTTTTTAAGGTTTAGATCCTTAGCAAGAGCTAGTCCTCCTCGGCACGCCAGAGCTTCTAGACATGGTGGTCTGTGGTGTTATTGACAACAATAGTCGATGCACCAACATATGCTCTATTCGCATCCCTGCAAAGAGCCATGGTCGCACCTTTAGTACCACAAGCAAAACCATCCACATTAGTTTTTACATGTCCCGCTTGGGGCGGTAGCCACCGCATACGGGTCTAAAGGGTAGGTCTAGATGCATGAATAGACATATGTTCCGACGCTTGTACCTCTGCTAAATATGACTCAATAAACTAATACATAGATAATGGGCTTTGGAAGATGTTCTCGTCGATAGCTTTTGGGCAACCAAAACGCCCAAAGAGAAACGATCATCTTGTAGAATTGAAATTGTGATACCATGTCATGCAACATGAATAACCACTCTTTTTTTTGCATTCGGCTCCGTGCATGACACCATGCGTATTGTGAGACTCTCGTCAGACAAAGCCCAGGTACAACAAGCCATCGAGTAGTAAATGAGAGAGTGACACCAGTAAATGAGAGAGTACACCACAAATCTTCCCTCCCACGGAGAGCACACGTGCTTATCGTCGCCATACTCCAGTGTTGTAACAAATCAGCTTTATAAAAAGACTGTTGTGCCAAACGCCAGATAAGTCCCTTCTGTTTTGAGGGAATCGACAGCTTCCAAAGTTTGGTCAAAGATCTTCCTTCGCATCTAAATAAAAAAAAAAATCTTCCTTCCTTAAGACAGTTCGACGGTCCTGCGACACCGTCCAACCAATTTTCCCTTCTAATCTTTGTCTACGAACATCCGATATGCACGCCCGATGGAGAAAAAACCTTTGCGGTCCAAATGCCAAGACCAGAAGTCCGTGATCTGACCCGATGGAGAAGTCCGTGATCTGACCCGTGCATCGACTATTGATCCCAAAAAAAAAATACTAAGGATAGCATCCGCGTCCGTCCGCAGAAACACGTGGCGAACAAGTTTGGAGTTCCAAGTAGCTTCCGTGTGGTTTATCGTCTCATGCAACATCTGTGGCGGGTTCTGGATCAAAGGCATAAGTGGTATGAGCAGTGGTTCCCTAGGTATCCAACTGGAGTCTCAAAAATCTGTCAATCGTCCATCACCAATGCAACAAATGAGGCCTTGTCGAAGAACATCTATGCCATCCTCAATTGCCCGCTACACCTTTGATGGGGGTTTGAGTCAAGTTCCGCATCTAGATCAGCCATCAACGTTTAGATAACTTAGAATAGACATCAACGTTTACCACATGTTTTGGGTATCACATTTCATTAACCAAACATGAGTTAATAAGTACTAagatggtactccctccgtaaactaatataaaagtgtttagatcactattttagtaatctaaacactcttatattagtttacagagggagtatgttcTTTCTTATGTTCCACTACTACCTAAACGCTCTTTTTTAGGATGGAGTACACGTAAATTTTTTGCACATGTCAGCCATGGGTTCAGTCCTCCTAGGCTTACACCATTACACAAATGCTCGTTCATTCTCTGGTATTTGAACAGCCTTCATGTGCTTCAATAATTTTTTGAGCGTCTTCCATAAGCGTTTTGAAGGCCACATATATGCAACAACTGATAGAAATAAAGTAAGCATATTCGCTGGGTTGCTGGTCTTCTACAGAAATTGAGCCAATACGTTCTAATAAAAAACAAGTACTTAAAACTACCAATGACAATGAGAGGAGACAAACACAGGCAACGGAATGATAAAAGGCTACCCCATGGGTAATTAACTCATGTTCAACAATTACATCATTCAGTATCCATCAAAATATAAAGCCACTCTCAGAGTACTGAGCAATCATTACTGGAATTGAAATTAAGCCTTCTATTAAGAGTTCCATTACTTCATCCCTGATTAGCTTCACTTCAGGGTAGCAGGACCAGGTGAATTAACGGTACTGCAACAAAAGAACATAATCCAATAATTACAACGCTAGTTTTGCACAAACGAAGGAAATGGTATGTCTAACTACAAATTCTAATATACTAAATGTTTTATTCTAGACTAGAAGGCTAGATGCTGAAGAAAGGATGCTGCATAAGAACATCAAGACAACTATATCAAAGCTTGGCTATTATGTTATCTGAACCATAAGCATTTCAGAAATCACCAGGCCACAATAGAACTTGTTCCTCAATGTAATAAAATGCCAGCAAAACACATCTGAATACAGAAACTACGAAGTAAATGAGCCAACCATAGAGAACTATACAGAGCACATTAATTTGTTAACCAGTCAGTTATCTCATTTGTATGTAGTCTAGGAATAGGTATTGATCATCAAACACTAGAGAAGGCATTAAGGATTCACACATCTATCTAGAGCTAAtgcaataccaaaaaaattataagTCATAACAGACATTTTAAGCCGTTTACTTGCAGACTACATATAAATAGGAAGGGAATCATGACTTACAAAATAATAAGAACATTTCAGATTGTTTCTGGTGTAACAATAATGTTGTTGTTGTATACCTTGATGAAGCCAATGTCCTTGGCGTTGCTGCGGAAACACTGCCTGCAGCACATCAGCCCATACTTCCTGATCAGTCCATGGGAGTTTCCACAGACCCGGCTGCCAAAAATAACAAACTTGGGGTCAGTACAATCACTCATAAGCATACTGGTTCATCACAATATAACATCAGTGATCGAATGGTACGCCAGACAAGTCAGCAACCACACACTATTTCAGTTTGTTACCGCACAGCGTTTGAAGAAATGCTTGTTAAGTCAAAGAAATTAACTAGGCAATTCTAGCAATACTTTCCTAGTTCTGGTCGCATTACTTGTTTGTGAAGCTACTTGCACATCACAGCAAGCTCTTAATGGTTTGAACACATCTAACAGAGTTAATCAAAAAAGATTTTAATCGCCATATGAAGGACGCCAGAATCGGATGATACATGTAGCCAACTGCATCGCCGAGAATAGCACAGACAACCGCAACAAAATACACATCATATGAAGATGATAATGACTTCATCAAGGCATACAATCAATCAATGTGAGAATGTGACCGATTAATCAGTACCTGACCACACCTAACACACTTACATATGAGATGTCAGCAAACAAGGTTTTAATCGCCATATTAAGCCCGCCACGATCGAATGATATATGTCGCCAACTACATCATCTAAGACACAGATCCGGCCGAACGGTTGGTCTAGCTAGGAGATATCTAGCCGCGGAACGAACTAGGCATTTTAAGGAGATGGAGGGGATCGAGGCGGTGGCAGAAGTATTACCAGACGCGGGAGCCGGGCCCGTAGTTCTTGGGGTGGGAGTTCCAGACGTTGGAGTGCCCCATCGTTGCCGCCTTCTTGTTCGCCTTCCGCCTGCCGCCGCCGGTTGCTAGGATGCGCGTGGGAGGAAGAAAGGGTAGGTGGCGGCGGTGCGAGCGGGAGAGGCTTATATAGATAGGGAGACGCCGGTAAACCCTAAGCCAAGGGCACGGGTTGGATTGGGCCCAGGCCGACACTTAGCCCCGTATACGGGCTTAAAGGGCCTCTTTGTTAGGCCCAGCCAATCATGAGCATTTGGGCCTCAGATATATGTGCTGTATCATCTGCACGACTCGCCGTGGCCCGTGAGACTCGTCGGGAAAAAAAATCGTCTTCTCCTGCTCCACTCCGCCTCGCCGAGGATGTCTTCcgccgccggagccggagccggagagcACTCGTCTTCATCCCGACCTGTCCGTGTGAACGACACCCCTACCTACCGTCTCTGTGTTGTTTCTTACTCCACTGACGTGTCCTCGAATGTCTCGTCGTCGCAGGGGAAGCAGAGAGAGGAAGGTGCCGACGATAGCAACCGCAAGGTGGACGATGAGGGAGATCTGAGCCTGGAACTCTATGGCGCCGAGGCGGGGTGGGTGGAGGCGCGGACCAGCTGCCCACACCTCCCTGCAATGCCCGCCGCCAGCGCCGACGAACTCGCGCGCGTGCCCGCGTCTGATTCCCAGTGCTCTAGGTTTGTCTCACCATCCTCTTCGAGTTTGGTGTCTCGCGACCCTGGGCCTGACATGCGGATTGTTAGGGTTCTTATCTGCTGTTTGATGCTCTCCCCTTGAGTTCTAGTTCGCGGTGGCACTATTTGGCCGAATCCCCAGCTCCCATACTTCAGTTATGGTGAAATATGGCTAGATAACTTAAATTGACAAGGAAAAGGGATTGATACTTGATGACAATGCGATTGACTGGTACTAAGTTGTGACTCGAAAGTGTTATGGCAAGTCATATATATGTATGGTTGACATCACAGCTTTCGTTAACGAAAGTGCGGAGATG
Above is a window of Triticum dicoccoides isolate Atlit2015 ecotype Zavitan chromosome 5B, WEW_v2.0, whole genome shotgun sequence DNA encoding:
- the LOC119307954 gene encoding 40S ribosomal protein S29 encodes the protein MGHSNVWNSHPKNYGPGSRVCRVCGNSHGLIRKYGLMCCRQCFRSNAKDIGFIKYR